The Bombus fervidus isolate BK054 chromosome 8, iyBomFerv1, whole genome shotgun sequence genome window below encodes:
- the LOC139989738 gene encoding uncharacterized protein, with amino-acid sequence MRGSLGTIILATCLAACTAICRSGLDGREDWYQCEGLSDLNELQIPAGAAGINIIDSNINKIKTGAFSKYSDSLVELNITGCGVEDIEPDAFRGLKKLQVLGLVNNKIRKIDASWIRGLSSLKALILWRNRIVDIDPEIYDLLTELQVWDIAHNELNACLSPDMLRKLKKLRKILIAGNPWPYRCRSSMTWYLGSNHIRFIRDWSISDLLIEECLAHEPGAEKDDVILNKCVDRKVGSSDTLPYNVAGLNEQVHELTRKISNLEADIAMLKKSKM; translated from the exons ATGAGAGGCTCGCTCGGAACGATAATCTTAGCGACATGTTTGGCGGCCTGCACGGCGATCTGTCGTTCTGGATTGGATGGACGGGAAGATTGGTACCAGTGCGAGGGATTAAGCGATTTAAAC GAATTACAGATACCAGCTGGAGCAGCCGGGATCAATATCATCGATTCGAACATCAACAAAATTAAGACTGGCgcattttccaaatattccgACTCGCTCGTTGAATTAAACATAACGGGATGTGGCGTGGAGGATATCGAGCCAGATGCTTTCAGAGGTCTTAAGAAATTGCAAGTGTTGGGCCTGGTCAACAATAAGATCCGGAAGATCGATGCCTCCTGGATCAGAGGATTATCGAGTCTGAAAGCGTTAATCCTGTGGCGTAATCGGATCGTCGATATAGATCCGGAAATTTACGATCTGCTCACGGAACTGCAAGTTTGGGACATCGCTCACAACGAGCTGAACGCATGCCTGTCTCCGGACATGTTGAGGAAGCTGAAGAAACtacgtaaaattttaatcgccGGCAATCCCTGGCCTTATAGGTGTCGTTCCTCGATGACCTGGTATTTGGGCAGCAATCACATCCGTTTCATCAGGGATTGGAGTATCAGCGACCTGTTAATCGAGGAATGTTTGGCTCACGAACCTGGCGCGGAAAAAGACGacgtcattttgaataaatGCGTCGATAGGAAAGTTGGATCATCCGATACGTTACCGTACAACGTGGCTGGATTAAACGAACAAGTTCATGAACTTACTCGGAAGATTTCTAACTTGGAAGCTGACATAGCAATGCTGAAGAAATCGAAAATGTAA